From the Actinomycetota bacterium genome, the window GTTTCCGGTCGTCCCGAGATCGCGCCCGGAACCGTCTCGGCCTCGCGCGTCTCGACGATCGTTTCGGTGGACATCAAGAAGTAGCCGGTCACCCCCAGCAGCAGGGACACGAGCACCGGTCGCTCGAAGGCTCCACCAATGACCTTCTCCAGCGTGATGCCGATGATCGCGGCGGGAATCGTGCCGATCACGATCATGCGAAGGAGCGAGCGATCCGATTCCGGCGCGCGCTTCCACCCCAGTGCGGTCCGCGCAAGCATGGCGATCTCGGCACGAAACACGGCGGCTACCGCGACCAGGGTTCCGATGTGAACCGCGACGGCGAAGGCCAGCGTCGGCGCCGGCCATCCTGCTATGAACGGAACCAGCGTCAGATGCCCGCTCGACGAGATGGGTAAGAACTCGGTTAGGCCTTGGACGATGCCAAGGATTAACGCTTGAAAGACGCTCATTTATGCGAGGGTATCAGTGTCCGACGCGCGCGCCGTCCAGCGCCGAGGCGCAGGCGCAGTCGCGGGAAGACGGCAGGGCCGGGATTACTGCGCGCAGCAGGTTGCTCAGGCGGGAGTTGTTGTCGTTGAAGACCTGGATGATTTCGGGCACCGTGACCGGCGACGTTCCCTCGACACCGGCGTCGTAGTCGGTGATGAGCGAGATGTTGCAGTAACACAGTTCCAGTTCGCGCGCGAGCGCCGCTTCGGGGTGCTGAGTCATGTTGATGACTTCCCAGCCCATGGCCGAATACCACTTGGACTCCGCCCGGGTGGAGAACCGCGGTCCCTCGATCACGACCACGGTCCCGTGCGCGTGCACCGAGATCCCGGCCGCGTGCGCCTTGTCGATAGCGACCGCACGCATTGTCGGGCAGTACGGCTCGGCGAGCGACACGTGAATCGTTTCGGGGCCGTCATAGAACGTAGAGGGACGACCGGAGGTTTGGTCGATGATCTGGTCGGACACCACGAAGTCGCCCCGCGCAACGTGCTTTTGCAGCGACCCCGCCGCCGTTGGTGCCAGCACGCGCGTGACTCCCAGCTCGCGCATCGCCCACAGGTTTGCCCGGTAGGGGATGCGGTGCGGCGGGAACTCGTGCTTCGTTCCATGGCGAGGCAAGAACGCCACCCGGCGTCCGTCGATCTCGCCCGTTACTAAGGGGGCCGACGGGTCGCCGAACGGCGTCGTGACGACGTGCTCTTGTGTCCCCTGCAGGAACGAGTAGAAGCCGGATCCACCGAAGACGCCGATTTCCGCGGGTGCGCTCATGCCTTATGACTTCGCCGAGCCGGTGCTCGAGCCGGTGCTCGAGCCGGTGCGCGCCGAGTCCGTCTTCTTCTCGGACTTCTCCGGCTTCTGGGGCTTCTCGGACTTCGACTCCTTGGACTCCCCGGACGCCGAGGCCGACGAGGCCGCCGTGTCCTTGGAGTCCTTGGCTGGCTCCTTCGATCCGTCCTTCGGCGTGAAGGGACGCTTACGAGAGCGGTTGTCGGTGGAGTAGAAGCCGGAGCCTTTCAGCACGATCCCCACGGGGTGGAACACCCGCTTGAGGGCGCCTCCGCACTCCTCGCACGTTTCCAGCGGGGGGTCGGTGAAACGCTGCACGGCATCGATGTGGCGATGGCAGGACGTGCAGGCATACTCGTAGGTCGGCATGATGCGAGGATTGTAGCAAGGGAAAAACCAGGCCCGTTTGGCGCTAGGCGCGCGCGCAGCGGATCACCCGGTTCTCGGTCACCACCGCGTCGACGCGTTCGTCGTGGGGCTCGACGGGGACCTCGGGCACGACCTGGACTTCGAAGCAGATGCCGATCCGGGGAACCACCGGCGATTCCCTGAGGAAGGCGTCGTAGAACCCGCCTCCGTGACCGAGGCGGCGTCCGCGCTCGTCGAAGGCGACGCCCGGCAGGACGATCACCGATGCTTCCGCGGGATGTAGGGCGAAGCGTGACCGGGGCTCGGGAATGCCTCTATATCCGGGCTCCAGCTCGTCGAGGGACTCGACCTCGGCTGCCTGCAGCGCCCCGTCGTCGGCGACGTAGGGCAGCAGCAGCACGGAGCCCGACGCCAGCACGGCCTGAAGCAGCCGGCCGGTGGGGACTTCGGATCGCACCGACACGAAGGCCAAGACGCGCTCGGCCTCAGCCACCTCGGGCATGGCCAAGAGCCGCTCGATCAGGCGCTCGGCGCGCGCCTCGCGCTCGGCGGCGTCCAGCCGGCCCCGGCGAGCCAGGGTGAGGCGGCGGACCGTGTCCTTGCGTTCGCGGACCTGCATCCCAACCCTCCTCCGGTTAGATGCCCGGAGTACAGTTATTGACCCGACGCGCCGACGATACCCACGAGGGACAAGCCTCGCAAAGGGAGCCTGGGTAGACAAGGCGAAATGTGAGCATTGTGGTGGGGGGACCGAAGTCCGAGGGCGGCCGGCGCTTCATAGCGTTCCGGCTGCGCTTGTTGCTTGCCTTCGTGCTGCTAACCGGGGCGGTGGTGGCGGTGGCACTGCTGATCACGTCGGCCCCTCTCGACGTTGAGTTGTTGGTCTTCGGGATCTCGATTGTCCTCGCCGCAATGACCGGCGCGTTGGTGACGTCCTGGTTGGCTCGCCCCGTGGAGCATCTCGCCGAGGCCGCCTCGCGCGCGGCTGCCGGGGAGTTGTCCGAGGCGATCCGCCCCTCCACGCGCGACGAGGTCGGCCGTGCCGCTCTCGCCATAAACGACTTGAACGAACGCCTCCGGCGCGTGAGCGGCGACGTCGACATCTCGCGCGGGGAGGTTCGCAACTCCGTGCGCCGATTGGGTGAGGCGCTGCGCGCGACCCAACTACGCGAGAGCGATGAGCCCGACCTTCGCAAGATGATGTCGGTCGTGCTCGAGACGGCTTTGGTTGCGTTGCAGGGTAGGTCCGGCGCCGTGTACTTGTTGTCGGCTCGCCGCACTGATCTGCGGCTGAAGGTCGGGCGGCACCTCGATCCGCGCGCTCGCGACGAGCGAATCCTTGTGGGACAGGGACTTGCGGGATGGGTGGCACAGCATCGCCGCGGCGTTTGCCTTCCGTCTGCCGACGCGCCGGTGCCGGCCGATCCCGAGCCGACCGAGACCACCGCGCTCGCCGTGCCGCTGGAGACGCAGTCGCAGTTGATTGGTGTGCTCGCGATCTACGGACGCACGACGTCGGTGCCGTTCGGCGAAGAGGACGTCGAAACCATTATGTCGCTTGGGCGCGCGGCGGGAGTCAGCGTCGAGAACATGCTGCTGCACCAAGAGGCGCAGCGAATGTCGATCACCGACGGCCTGACCGCGATCTGGAACCGCCGCTACTTCGAGATGCGGTGGCCTCAGGAGTTCGAGCGCGCGTTCCGCTTCCAGCGGCCGTTGTCGATCGCGGTGATCGATATCGACCACTTCAAGAAGGTCAACGATGTCTACGGACACCAGCGCGGCGATGCGATCTTGATCGAGATCGCGCAACGACTGGTGGGCAATATTCGGCGCGAAATCGACGTTCTGGCGCGCTACGGCGGTGAGGAGTTCGTCTTGGTGCTGCCCGAGACCGGGGCCGACGGAGCCAACGTCGTTGCCGAGAAGATGCGCATCGAGGTTGCCGGCTTGCCGTTCGCCTCCGAAGGCGAGACGCCGGTCGCCGTGACCATCTCAATCGGGTACGCCGTATACCCCGAGAACGGAACAACGCCGCGCCAGTTGCTCGACGCAGCCGATCAGGCTCTGTACGAGGCCAAGGCGCGCGGACGGAATCGCGTGGTGAGCGCCGGCGGGAAGACGAACAGCCCGAACCTTGCCCCCGGCCGGACGCAACCGTAGACTCCCCGAGCCATGCCAGTCACGAAAGCAGTGATTCCTGCCGCCGGTTTGGGGACGCGCTTCCTGCCGGCCACCAAGGCTCAGCCAAAAGAGATGCTGCCGGTAGTCGATCGACCAACGATCCAGTACGTAGTCGAGGAAGCCGTCGCCGCCGGGATGACAGACATCTTGATCGTCACCGGCCGCGGGAAGCGCTCGTTGGAGGATCACTTCGACCGTTCGTTCGAGCTGGAGTACTACCTCGAGCAAAAGGGTGACTACGAGACGCTCGAGTCGATCCGTTCTATCAGCGATATGGCCGACATCCACTACATCCGCCAGAAGGAGCCCAAGGGTCTCGGCCACGCGGTGATGGTCGCCGAGCGCCACGTCGGTGGTGAGCCCTTCGCGGTGCTGCTGGGCGACAACATCATGGCCGACCCGTTGCTGGGTCCGATGGCGAAGGTGTACGAGCAGTACGGTCGCAGCGTGGTCGCGTTCCAGGAGGTGCCGCTGGAGCAGATCTCCTCATACGGCGCCGCGGCGTGTGAGCAACTCTCAGACAACTTGGTCAAGGTCTTGGACATCGTGGAGAAGCCGGCTCCCGAACAGGCGCCGTCCAACCTTGCCGCGATCGGGCGCTACATCTTCACTCCCGAGATCTTCGACATCCTCCGCAAGACGCTGCCGGGGGTCGGCGGCGAGCTGCAACTGACCGACGGAATTCGCAACCTCGCGCTGCAGCAGGTCGTCTACGGGTACCTGTATGACGGCGTCGCATACGACATCGGCCGCAAACTCGACTACTTGCGCGCCACCGTAGAGATCGCCGCGCAGCGCGAAGATCTGCGCGAGGACTTCCTGGCCTTCCTGGCCGATTTCGCGATTCGCAAGAAGTTGGTGTAGACCTTCAGGGCACGGATCGCCCGGCGGACTCCCGTATGGAGTTCCAATTTCTTCCCTGCCGGCGGCCGAGGGGCGGAGCCTGGGACTTCCCAGCTTCCTTGAAACCAGATATGGGGGTGTTAGTCTCGCCGTGAGCCTAGATGTAGTGGCTCCTGAATGGCGCTTTGAGCGCCCGATACCCGAGAGGGGGGGCGAGACTGGGCCCGACCGTAATCCTGTTGCTGCTCGTAGCATGGGCAGTGGTTCTGGTCCCCGTCTTCGGCTCCAAGCGCTCCTCTTCGTCCCCTCTGGTCGGCGTGCGTAGGTTCGAGCAAGTCATGGGTGTCCTGGCGAGCGCGCGAGGCGCAACGGGTGTTCCCGGCCGCTGGGTGATGGTGCCGAAAGCTGAAACCTCCGCTCCGGCGCGGCGCCGCAACCGCGTGGTCCGCCGTCGCCGCCAGACTTTCGCGCGCTTGGTCACCGCCGCGCTTTCGACTTTGATGGTTGCGTTCTTCTTCCACGCGTTCTTCCTTGCGCACCTGGCCGCCGATGTCGCACTCGCTGGATACGTCCTGCAGTTGCGGCGCTGGAGACTGCGCGAACTGCAGCGCGCGCGCGTCGTGCACCCGATCGCCGTCGAACGCCAGCCTGAAGAAGTCGCGGCGTTCGGCTGACGTCCCAGGAGGACCGCAGCATGGATCTCAACGAGATCGCTAATGACATCCGCGAACGCCTCGACGCCAAGAACCGCGCGCGCGAAAAGGGCATACCCGCATCGCGTCACGCCATCCGCTTCTGCGCGAACTCGATCCGGGCCGTGCACCGCGGCGAGATGGAACTCGCGCGCGAGTTGCAAGGCAAGGCGCGCGCCGAACTCGACATCGCTCAGGAAGCGATGCGTCCGTTTCCCGACATCTACTTCGCCGGGTTCCTCCACGACGCCGAGAAGGAGTACGCCGAGGCGCTCGCGACCTACGCACTGATCAACAGCGACCCGCTTCCGACGCCCGCCGAGGCGCGCGTCGGGGACGCCGCGTACTTGAACGGACTGTCCGAAGTCATAGGCGAGTTGCGCCGGCACCTGCTGGACATCATCCGCCACGGAGACCTCGAGCGCGGCGAGCAGTTGCTCGGGGCCATGGACGATATCTATTACGTGCTCGTATCCATGGACTATCCGGATGCGCTGACCGGGGGTCTGCGGCGGTCCACCGACGTCGCCCGCTCGATCATGGAGCGCAGTCGCGGGGACCTGTCCATCACCATCGCCCAGCGCCGAATTCAGGAAGCCATCGAGCGCGCGGGGCAGTCCGAAAAGGGGTAGTTGCGCGCGCCGGTATCCGGGAGAGCAGGCGCGCCCCCCGTGGTACCATCGGGTTCCCATTCGGGGGTGTAGCTCAGTTGGTAGAGCGCTGCGTTCGCAACGCAGAGGCCGACGGTTCGAGTCCGTTCACCTCCACTCACGATTTTGAGCGTTAGCGGTTTGCTCACCAGGTTCGATGGACGTCGGAAAACATGAACCCTGATGAGACTCGAACCTAGGGCGAGCGGAGGTTCAAGCGAAGTCGCAGCTCCTCCATCGGCGTGTCCTCCCAAACCTCGTGTTTGCTCGTTCCGTCCGCCCGCCACCCCTGTCGCTCATAGAACGCGATCGCGCGCGCGTTTCCTTGCACGACCCACTACGTTGCCTCGGTGCTGCCGCGCGATCGAAGCCAATCCATGCCGGTATCGTGGAGCGGGCGACCGATCCCTTTCCTCCAAACGGACGGGACGAGGTAGATCGCCTGCAGTTCGCCGACTAAGGATGGGTCGGCGTCGGGATCCCGCGATGGTCCAACGCAACATCGGCGGCCCGCTACTCGTTGACATCGGAGGCGTGCGCCACCTCCAGAGCGCGTTCGGCGTCGTCGCGGTAGAGGATGCCGATGAGACGTCCGTCCGGATCGGTAACCACGATCGAACCTACCTTGCGCCGTTGCATGCGCTCGACGAGCTTCGCGAGGTCTTCGTTCGCGCGGATCGTGGTCGGTCCTTCTTCCATGATCTCTTCGACGCGCAGCCGTTCATCGGTGCGCAGACGCTCACCGCGCAGCCGCCCGACGACGACCCCGTGCTGGTTGACGACGAGGCAAACGGGCCGGTCGATCTCGGCCGCGGCGCGCTGAGCGGTGCCGGCGGGGTCCTCGGGGCGGCAGGTTGGTGGGTTACGTCGCACGACCGAGCCGGCCCGAAGCGCGCCCGATGCGGTCCCTTCGGTCGGGAGGCCCGCCGCGAGCCAGTCGGCCTTTCCCGCGGCATAGCGATACACAACGGAGACCCCGAGACTTTCGAGCCGCCACGCGGCCCGTGCGTTCATGTCTCAGGTGTACTCGTGGCAGTACGTGATGACGGGACGCCCGCGGTCCAGTCGCGCAACCGTCTCGGCGTTCAGTTCTTTGAGCGGGAGGTTGATCGCGCCGGCGATGTGCTCCTCTTCGTATTCGGCCCGCGGAAGCACCTCGACAATCTGCGCCCCCTCATCGCGGACAAGCCGTTGGACTTCGTCACGATCGATGATCTGCGGCATGGGCGACCTCCTTCTCCAGGCTACTTTCTATGTCCTGTAGTAGCACGCCTCCCGGGGTGGAGTAGTTTGCTCATAGTATCCTCAGGGAAGGCACCGACATGACCGGCTTCGACCTGTTCGTCACCCTCGTTGGGATCTCTGCAATCGCGATGCTCGCCTGGTTCTTCTTCGGTCCGAAGGGCTCCACGTCAGCAGCCCTCGCGGACGGCTTGCAGCAGATCGACATCACCGTGAAGGGCGGCTACAGCCCGGACGTTATCCGTGTCACCGTGGGGACGCCGCTGCAGTTGACTTTCGACCGGCAGGAATCGGGAGACTGCACGTCGCGGGTGGTGTTTCCCCATCTCCAACTGTCGAAGTCGCTGCCAGCGTTCGAGAAGACCGCGGTGCAGTTCACACCCACTGAGGTCGGCGAGTTTGGGTTCGCCTGCGGGATGAACATGATCCACGGGCGCCTGATTGTGGAGCCCGCCGCAGCCGAAACGGCCGACACCTCGACGCCGATCGCGGACACGCCAACAGCGGACACGCCACGGTCGGCGCAGGTCGACTTCGCGGTGGTGAAAGGTCTGTCGTGCGCTACATGCGTCAGCACGATCGACGCCGCTTTGGGGATGCTGCCCGGCATCCACAAGGTGACCGCGAACGTCGCTCAGGACCGCGTTCTCGTCACGTATGACCCGACCCTGACATCGCCCGACGCCATCGCAGCAGCCGTGGACAACGCGGGCTACGCGCTCCGCGAACGAGGCGATGACGCCGGTGACGAGCAGGACAGCGAAGCCGCGGAACGACAAGCCGAGATCGCCGACCTTTCACGCCGGGTGCTGGTCGGCGCCCTACTCTCTGCTCCCGTCGCCTTCGCCGTGATGGCGATGGACATCTTCAACGCCACGTGGATTCCTGACGTCCTGCTCAATCGATGGGTCCAGTTCGCACTGATCACCCCGGTGATGTTTTGGACCGGGTGGCCGATCCACCGCACCGGCTGGCTAGCGCTGCGCCACCGCACCGCAGAGATGAACACGCTGATCACGATCGGCACGTCCGCCGCGTTCAGCTACAGCCTTTTCGTGACCCTGTTCCCCAACCTCGTCCCTGTCGACGTCCGGGCCGTCTACTACGAAGCCGTTGGCGTCATCATCACGCTGATCCTGCTGGGCCGACTCTTCGAGGTGAAGGCGAAGGCCGGCACTGGCGAAGCGATCCGCAAGCTGATCGGCATGCGGGCCAAGACCGCGCGCGTCATCCGTGACGGCGACGAGGTGGAGATCCCCATCGAGGACGTCGTTCCCGGCGACATCGTCGTGGTCCGTCCCGGCGAGAAGATCCCGGTCGACGGCGAGATCACCCAAGGCACATCGGCGATCGACGAGTCGATGGTCACGGGTGAGTCGATCCCCTCGGAGAAGACGGTGGGTGACACGGTGGTCGGCGCGACCGTCAACCAGACCGGTGCCTTCCGGTTCAGGGCAACGGCCGTCGGCAGCGACACGATGCTGGCGCAGATCGTCACGATGGTTCAGAGCGCCCAGGCCTCACGTGCACCGATCCAACGTGTCGCCGATCTCGTGTCGAGCTACTTCGTGCCCGGCGTCATCTTCACCAGCATCGCCACGTTCGTAGGCTGGTTCCTCGTCGGACCAGAGCCGACCCTGACCTTCGCACTGGTCGCCGCCGTGTCCGTGCTGATCATCGCATGCCCCTGCGCCCTGGGACTCGCCACCCCTCTGTCAATCATGGTCGGCACCGGCAAGGGCGCCGAGAACGGCATCCTGGTCCGGTCGGCTGAGGCGCTGGAGACCGCTCACAAGCTTGACGTAATGATCCTCGACAAGACCGGGACGATCACCAAGGGCAAGCCGGAGCTGACCGATGTCCTGTCGATCGACGAGGCCTTCGATGAGGACACGATCCTGCGACTGGTCGCGTCCGCCGAGACCGTGTCCGAGCACCCGCTCGGATCGGCCATCGTGCGTGGCGCGGAAGATCGCGGCCTGACACTGACCGAGCCATCCAACTTCGACTCGATCACGGGTCGCGGGATCCGCGCGACCGTCGACGGGCACGAGGTCCTGGTCGGCAACGAGACCCTCTTGGCCGAGAACAAGCTCGACACGACACGACTTGCCGATGAGGCTGCTCGCCTGGCGGAGGCCGGACGCACCCCGATGTTCGCGGCGATCGACGGGGCGCCTGCCGGTCTCGTCGCGGTGGCCGACACCATCAAGGAAGACGCCGCGGACGCCATCGCCGCGTTGGTGAAGCTGGGCATCGAGCCGGTCATGATCACCGGCGACAACCGGCGCACGGCCGCAGCGATCGCCGCGCAGGTCGGGATCCACCGGGTCGTCGCCGAGGTCATGCCCCAGGACAAGGCCGCTGCCGTCCGGACCTTCCAGGACCAGGGCAAAATCGTGGGCATGGTTGGGGACGGCATCAACGACGCCCCGGCACTGGCGCAGGCCGACGTGGGAATCGCGATCGGATCCGGCACGGATGTGGCCATCGAGGCCGCGGACGTGACCCTGGTCTCCGAGCGCATCACCGGTCTGGTCACCGCAATCACGCTGTCCCGCGGGACGATGCGCAACATCCGCCAGAACCTGTTCCTCGCGTTTGTCTACAACGCGGTGGGTATCCCGATCGCCATGGGCCTGCTCTATCCGTTCACCGGCTGGCTGCTCTCCCCTATGATCGCCGCCGGCGCGATGGCGCTGTCGAGCCTGTCGGTCGTGGGCAACGCCAACCGCATGCACGGATGGCACCCCGCACCGCTGCCCAACGTCACCGTGACCGGCGGCGCCACACCCGAAGTCCAGACCCCACAGACCATGGCAGCCGCCGTCGCCGGCGGTGACCAGCACGGCGAACACGACCACAGCGAGCACGACGCTGGCGGTCTGGTCGACCCGGTGTGCGGGATGACCGTGTCCGGCGACGGGCCAACCCACGAACACGAGGGCGTGACCCACCACTTCTGCTCGGAGGGCTGCCGGGAGACCTTCGCCGCTGCCCCGACGTCTTACCTTCCCGAGGCCGCAACCACACCGAGGACCGGCGCGTGACCGATCGCACGGAGAGCCTGAAGTTCGGCACATGGGTCCTGGGGTCGACCACGTGATGGAGCACACGAGCGAGCCCGAACAGAAGGCCACACTCAGCCTGATCGCCACGGTCTCGATGGGCACCGGCGTCATGATCGGCGCGGGGATCTTCGCGCTGACCGGACAGATCGCTGAGCTCGCCGGACCGCAATTCCCGATCGCGTTCGTGGTCGCTGCCATCATCAGTGGGCTCAGTGCGTACAGCTACATCAAGGTGTCCAACACCTGGCCGTCGGCGGGAGGCATCGCGATGATCCTGTCCAAGGCCTACGGCCGCTCCACGATCACCGCGGCCGGCGCCATGCTGATGGTCTTCTCGATGATCATCAACGAGAGCCTCGTGGCCCGCACGTTCGGGACCTACACGCTGCGACTGTTCAACGTATCCGACACGAGCGTGCTGGTCCCTGTCCTCGCGCTCGGTCTGATCCTGTTCGGTTTCGCGGTGAACATCGCCGGCAACAAGGTGATCGGGACAGTGTCGAAGGTTGCCGCCGTCCTCAAGGTCGGGGGGATCATCCTGTTCGCGGTGGTCACCCTCTGGGCATCGGGCTTCAGCCTCAAGACCGCGACGAGCGCCGGGTCAACCGTGTCCCCCGGCTCGGGAGGGATGCTCGCCGCCATCGCCCTGGCCATCCTCGCCTACAAGGGTTTCACGACGATCACCAACAGCGGGGGCGAGGTCGAGGATCCGCACCGCAACGTCGGGCGGGCGATCGTCATCTCGCTGGCGATCTGTGTCGTCGTCTACCTGCTGGTCGCCTGGGCCGTCGGCTCGACCTTGAGCGTTCAACAGATCGTTGATGCCAAGAACTACTCGCTCGCCGAGGCCGCGCGCCCCGCACTCGGGAGCACCGGCGTCGTGTTCACGATCGTCCTCGCGATCATCGCCACGACCTCGGGCCTGTTGGCTAGCCAGTTCGCCGTGTCACGGTTGCTCGCCATGCTGACCGACATGGCGCTCATCCCCCACCGCCACTTCGGCATGCCCGGCGGGCTCCGCCAGCACACGCTCGTCTACACCGTCGTGGTGGCTGGAGCGTCGGCCGTCTTCTTCGACCTCAGCAGGATCGCTTCCATCGGCGCGATCTTCTACCTCGTGATGGACATCGCGATCCACTGGGGCGTCTGGCGCCACCTGCGGGACGAAGTGCAAGCTCGTGCCTGGGTCCCGTTGGCGGCGATAACCGCGGACGTCGTGAGCCTTGTGGCGTTCCTGGTCGTCAAGGGCGGCAGCGATCCCCTCATCATCGTCTTGTCCACCGCCGGAGTCGCCGGGATCTTCCTGTTCGAGGGCATCTACCTGCGCGTCCGGGGCCCGGCCGATCACAGAAGCACCAGCGCCCACTGAACGGTGAGCGAAGGCGGGCAGGACGACTGACATGTCGTGCAGCGACGGCACCCGGGCGCGACGACCATGATGGGACCCGCGGTCGCAGGGCCTGCGGCCGCAACATCGGCGGTCACTCGCAGCGTCCGCGGCGGTCACCACGGGGGTATCAACCGCGTGGTGGGTGTGTCATCGTGCACCCCTGGCGACAACCGCCGCGACGTCGAAGGCTTACTGATCGGCGACGTCGCGGGCGTCCGAAAGTTTGGCCGATTCGCGCCGGGCGCCGCAGGGCAAGCCCTGAGCGGGCAGTTCCCCGGCGTACTCTTGGTGCCGTCAGCGGCGGATTAGTTCTCGCGGCCTACGCATTCGTCGCCTCGTTCATCGGTTCGTGGACGACCGCTCGATGCGACGTGCCTTGAGCGTGGAGTCGGATCCGATCCTTCAGTCGTCGCGCGGATGGGCCGCGCTCAGGGACGGCTTGGCGACTCCCTTCTGACCCCGAAACCCTCAAGTAAGCGCGCAAAACCCTCGAGCGATCGGAACGCCTCGAGCGAGTTACCTACCCTGGTAGATGGCTCGGACGTCCCTTCGAAACTCGTGGTTCGAGAGTCGTCCACTCAGGGCCACTCACGATTTTGAGCAAGTGTGGAAGTTCGGTACCTCTGTTCCACAATGGCTCCGGCACCTGTGCCCCACGCTGCGACCCGGCTTCGGCTCCTTGGCGACACTGGCTTCGGTACCTGTGTCCCACCCTCTCCACCCGCGACCGCTTCCTGACCTTGACTTCGGCTCAGCCGAGTCAAGGGGGAGCCCATGCTTCAGGAGC encodes:
- a CDS encoding heavy metal translocating P-type ATPase; this translates as MLAWFFFGPKGSTSAALADGLQQIDITVKGGYSPDVIRVTVGTPLQLTFDRQESGDCTSRVVFPHLQLSKSLPAFEKTAVQFTPTEVGEFGFACGMNMIHGRLIVEPAAAETADTSTPIADTPTADTPRSAQVDFAVVKGLSCATCVSTIDAALGMLPGIHKVTANVAQDRVLVTYDPTLTSPDAIAAAVDNAGYALRERGDDAGDEQDSEAAERQAEIADLSRRVLVGALLSAPVAFAVMAMDIFNATWIPDVLLNRWVQFALITPVMFWTGWPIHRTGWLALRHRTAEMNTLITIGTSAAFSYSLFVTLFPNLVPVDVRAVYYEAVGVIITLILLGRLFEVKAKAGTGEAIRKLIGMRAKTARVIRDGDEVEIPIEDVVPGDIVVVRPGEKIPVDGEITQGTSAIDESMVTGESIPSEKTVGDTVVGATVNQTGAFRFRATAVGSDTMLAQIVTMVQSAQASRAPIQRVADLVSSYFVPGVIFTSIATFVGWFLVGPEPTLTFALVAAVSVLIIACPCALGLATPLSIMVGTGKGAENGILVRSAEALETAHKLDVMILDKTGTITKGKPELTDVLSIDEAFDEDTILRLVASAETVSEHPLGSAIVRGAEDRGLTLTEPSNFDSITGRGIRATVDGHEVLVGNETLLAENKLDTTRLADEAARLAEAGRTPMFAAIDGAPAGLVAVADTIKEDAADAIAALVKLGIEPVMITGDNRRTAAAIAAQVGIHRVVAEVMPQDKAAAVRTFQDQGKIVGMVGDGINDAPALAQADVGIAIGSGTDVAIEAADVTLVSERITGLVTAITLSRGTMRNIRQNLFLAFVYNAVGIPIAMGLLYPFTGWLLSPMIAAGAMALSSLSVVGNANRMHGWHPAPLPNVTVTGGATPEVQTPQTMAAAVAGGDQHGEHDHSEHDAGGLVDPVCGMTVSGDGPTHEHEGVTHHFCSEGCRETFAAAPTSYLPEAATTPRTGA
- a CDS encoding APC family permease produces the protein MGPGVDHVMEHTSEPEQKATLSLIATVSMGTGVMIGAGIFALTGQIAELAGPQFPIAFVVAAIISGLSAYSYIKVSNTWPSAGGIAMILSKAYGRSTITAAGAMLMVFSMIINESLVARTFGTYTLRLFNVSDTSVLVPVLALGLILFGFAVNIAGNKVIGTVSKVAAVLKVGGIILFAVVTLWASGFSLKTATSAGSTVSPGSGGMLAAIALAILAYKGFTTITNSGGEVEDPHRNVGRAIVISLAICVVVYLLVAWAVGSTLSVQQIVDAKNYSLAEAARPALGSTGVVFTIVLAIIATTSGLLASQFAVSRLLAMLTDMALIPHRHFGMPGGLRQHTLVYTVVVAGASAVFFDLSRIASIGAIFYLVMDIAIHWGVWRHLRDEVQARAWVPLAAITADVVSLVAFLVVKGGSDPLIIVLSTAGVAGIFLFEGIYLRVRGPADHRSTSAH